The Dioscorea cayenensis subsp. rotundata cultivar TDr96_F1 chromosome 19, TDr96_F1_v2_PseudoChromosome.rev07_lg8_w22 25.fasta, whole genome shotgun sequence genome includes a window with the following:
- the LOC120250572 gene encoding endoplasmic reticulum-Golgi intermediate compartment protein 3-like yields MEILNKLKNLDAYPKIKEDFYSRTLSGGIITLVSFALILFLFLSEARLFLFSETETKLTVDTSRGERLHVNFDITFPSVACSLLSVDTTDISGEQHYDIRHDILKKRIDHLGNVIGSRQGGIGAPKIERPLQRHGGRLEHDEVYCGSCYGAEVSDNDCCNSCEEVREAYRKKGWGLNNQELIDQCTREGFIEKVKEEEGEGCNINGFLEVSKVAGNFHFSPGKSFHHSNIRAQELLAVPIGNYNISHKINKLSFGKEFPGVVNPLDGAQWTQQMSSGIYQYFVKVVPTIYIDIRGHKIHSNQFSVTEHFSDEKDNSKSLQGVFFYYDFSPIKVIFTEENKSILHFLTNICAIIGGVFTVSGIIDAFVYHGHRAIKKKVDLGKYR; encoded by the exons ATGGAGATCCTGAACAAGCTCAAAAATCTTGATGCTTATCCAAAGATCAAGGAGGATTTCTACAGCCGAACTCTCTCCGGCGGCATCATCACCCTAGTCTCGTTCGCTCTCATCCTCTTCCTTTTCCTCTCTGAAGCGA GACTGTTTCTGTTTTCAGAGACTGAGACAAAGTTGACTGTAGATACTTCAAGAGGAGAAAGATTACATGTCAAT TTTGATATTACCTTTCCATCTGTTGCTTGTTCACTTCTTAGTGTGGATACAACGGATATCAGTGGTGAACAACATTATGATATT AGACATGACATACTTAAGAAGAGAATAGATCATCTTGGCAATGTTATTGGGTCAAGGCAAGGTGGTATTGGTGCACCAAAG attgAAAGGCCTCTGCAGCGGCATGGAGGCCGGCTTGAACACGATGAGGTCTACTGTGGTTCATGCTATGGTGCTGAAGTT TCCGATAATGACTGTTGTAACTCGTGTGAAGAGGTACGTGAGGCTTATCGAAAAAAAGGATGGGGTCTTAATAACCAAGAACTCATTGATCAG TGCACGAGAGAAGGTTTCATTGAAAAGGTCAAAGAGGAAGAAGGTGAAGGATGCAACATCAATGGGTTCTTGGAAGTAAGCAAAGTGGCGGGAAATTTCCACTTTTCTCCCGGAAAAAGCTTCCACCACTCTAATATCCGTGCGCAGGAGTTATTAGCTGTTCCAATAGGAAATTACAAT ATAAGtcacaaaataaacaaactgtCGTTTGGAAAAGAGTTTCCAGGTGTTGTAAATCCCCTTGATGG TGCTCAATGGACTCAACAGATGTCGAGTGGGATTTATCAATATTTTGTCAAA GTTGTTCCCACAATTTATATTGACATAAGAGGACACAAAATTCATTCCAACCAG TTTTCAGTGACGGAGCACTTCAGCGATGAAAAAGATAATTCTAAGTCCCTTCAGGGGGTGTTCTTCTATTATGACTTCTCACCAATTAAG GTGATCTTCActgaagaaaataaatcaattctgCACTTCCTGACAAATATCTGTGCTATAATTGGAG GTGTTT